TTTCGCCACCGAAAGCTCCACCGATTTCTGCACCTGAAGTTCCGATATTTACATTAGCGATTCCACAGTCAGAACCCCAATGAGCCAAGAAATTTTCAGATTCTAGCATATTTTTAGTAAAGATAGCTGAAGAAAGTCCTTGACGAACATTGTTTTGCATAGCGATTGCATTTTCTACATCACCAGAATATTTCATCAAGTATAAAATTGGTGCAAATGTTTCTTCCTGTACCATTTTGTAGCTATTTTCAGCCTCTACGATAGCTGGAGTTACATACGTTCCAGATGCGTATTTGTCGCCTTCCAAAACTTCGCCACCACAGATAAGGTTTCCACCTTCTGCTTGTACCTCTTTAAGTGCGTTTTCAAAGCCTTTAACAGCATCTTTATCGATAAGTGGTCCTACAAGTGTTCCTTGCTCTAATGGATTTCCAATAGGAAGATTTTTGTAAGCATTTACCAAACGCTCTTTGATAGTATCATATACAGAATCGTGTAAAATCAGACGACGTGTAGATGTACAACGCTGTCCACACGTTCCGACTGCTCCAAAGATAATGGCACGGATAGCCATTTCTAAATCTGCCTCTGGTGTTACGATGATAGCGTTGTTTCCTCCTAATTCTAGTAAAGAACGACCTAATCTTGCTCCAACTGCTGCTCCAACCGATTTACCCATACGAGTAGAACCTGTTGCTGAAACGAGTGGAATGCGCTCGTCTTCTGCCATTGCTTTTCCGATAGTTGCATCGCCTACAATTACAGAGAAAATTCCTTCTGGAACATCATTATCTTTCAAAACATCTTTAATGATATTCTGACAAGCAAGAGCTGTGAAAGGAGTTTTTTCAGATGGTTTCCAAACTGAAGCATTACCACAAACAGCAGCCAACATTGAGTTCCAAGACCAAACAGCTACTGGGAAGTTGAAAGCAGAGATAATTCCAACTACACCAAGTGGGTGATATTGGTCGTACATACGGTGCATCGGACGTTCAGAGTGCATCGTAAAGCCGTGAAGCTGACGAGAAAGACCAACAGCAAAATCACAAATATCAATCATCTCTTGTACTTCGCCCAAGCCTTCTTGATAGATTTTACCCATTTCATAACTTACCAATTTTCCTAAGTTATCTTTGTGCTTGCGAAGAGCTTCGCCTATCTGACGAACAACTTCTCCACGCACAGGAGCTGGAAGTGTACGCCATTTTTTAAAGCCTTCTTGTGCTTTTTTGATTACTGTATCATAATCTTCTTTGGTAGCCATATCTACTGATGCGATAAGTTTTCCATCAGCAGGAGAGTATATTTTTTTAGTTTCTCTTGAGCCAGTAGAAGCCCACTCTAAACCTGTTGAGTAACAAGCATTATGTTCTTTTATTCCTAATTTATTCAATACATCTTGAATTGCAGATGTTTCTGTCATTGTTGCCATAGTGTGTGCCTATTGGTGTTAAATTATTGATTAATTCAAATTCTTTCACAAAGAAACGAAAACCATTTTTGATTTAGAAATTATAGCTTATTTTCTGAATTGATATTGTGCTTATTCATTGTACCTTCATCAAAAAATACGCTAATGTGGTCAGCCATACAAGGAGTAATACCTTCTCCGATTTCAACAGCTGAAATCCAAACGTTTCTATTATTTATGAATTTGAGTTGAATGGTTTCAGGATAGTAAATTGTACCATCCTTGTCTAAAATATAAGACCAAACACTCTGTATAGAAACTACTTTTTTACCTATTACTTCATTCCAGTTTTGGTGTGTAATTCTATGAATCTTTACATTTGCATTTTGAGAAAATTCCTGCTGAATTTTTCCTTTTGTAAATTTCAAATCGTAGCAGACAAATTGTTTATCCCATATAAAATAATAAGTCTCATCATCGTCTGTTTTTATCTCAAGACCATAATCTATTGAGTGATGGTCTATGCTATTCCAATAAGGCTCTCCATAATCTATTTCATAATAATGTACTGACAGAATTGCTTTACCAATTAATTCTTTAATAGGTTTCTCATAATTCTCTATCTTGAGTGCTAGAGGTGTTTTCATTTCAAAAAAATAAGATTTACAAAAAAAGCCGTTCCTAAAAAATTAGAAACGACTCAAATATATACTATAAAATTTTAATCAAAATCTACTGAATATATCTCAAAAACTCACTTCGTGTAGCTTCTTCATTAAATTTACCACTATAAAAACTTGTAATGGTAGTACTGGTTTGGTCTTGAATACCTCGCATCGAAACGCACATGTGAGCAGCATCCAAAACGACAGCTACATCTTCTGTACCCAACATTTTTTTGAGTTCTTCGCCTATTTGATTGGTCAAACGTTCTTGTACTTGTGGACGGCGAGCAAAATAATCTACAATTCTATGCAGTTTTGAAAGTCCCACTACACCACCATTTGAAATATAGGCAACATGTGCTTTTCCGTGAATCGGAACAAAATGGTGTTCGCAGTGAGAGTGAAAGCTAATATCTTTTTCTACTAAAAGCTGATTGTAACCAAACTTATTCTCAAACATTTTAGTAGGAGGTTTATTTTCTGGGTCTAAACCTTTAA
Above is a genomic segment from Bernardetia sp. containing:
- a CDS encoding aldehyde dehydrogenase family protein, translating into MTETSAIQDVLNKLGIKEHNACYSTGLEWASTGSRETKKIYSPADGKLIASVDMATKEDYDTVIKKAQEGFKKWRTLPAPVRGEVVRQIGEALRKHKDNLGKLVSYEMGKIYQEGLGEVQEMIDICDFAVGLSRQLHGFTMHSERPMHRMYDQYHPLGVVGIISAFNFPVAVWSWNSMLAAVCGNASVWKPSEKTPFTALACQNIIKDVLKDNDVPEGIFSVIVGDATIGKAMAEDERIPLVSATGSTRMGKSVGAAVGARLGRSLLELGGNNAIIVTPEADLEMAIRAIIFGAVGTCGQRCTSTRRLILHDSVYDTIKERLVNAYKNLPIGNPLEQGTLVGPLIDKDAVKGFENALKEVQAEGGNLICGGEVLEGDKYASGTYVTPAIVEAENSYKMVQEETFAPILYLMKYSGDVENAIAMQNNVRQGLSSAIFTKNMLESENFLAHWGSDCGIANVNIGTSGAEIGGAFGGEKETGGGRESGSDAWKVYMRRQTNTINYGTELPLAQGIKFDI
- the folE gene encoding GTP cyclohydrolase I FolE, which translates into the protein MKLNATSSNAQPKKVNGTHNHDKQVSPDTTITLPTNKKNQVKTKEKSSLQNKQDIEENLESIGENHIATSIETPLRKDAFELDDDTKIEKIAAHFKEIMDILGLDLTDDSLQGTPKRVAKMYVKEIFKGLDPENKPPTKMFENKFGYNQLLVEKDISFHSHCEHHFVPIHGKAHVAYISNGGVVGLSKLHRIVDYFARRPQVQERLTNQIGEELKKMLGTEDVAVVLDAAHMCVSMRGIQDQTSTTITSFYSGKFNEEATRSEFLRYIQ